Proteins encoded by one window of Anopheles maculipalpis chromosome 2RL, idAnoMacuDA_375_x, whole genome shotgun sequence:
- the LOC126557928 gene encoding sphingomyelin phosphodiesterase-like, which produces MGRVTIVSSLVIVAAVIGSISSYQVKPANYAKLVEKQKKFDEAFEKEFYVEHTKYVETGERSERLEEMFEHMRHQPDMFRMEMDNHPLPYLTVECTACRALVTTYLTYRRVLGWDRDRIAVQAASTCETLNILTPANCLKIVNKNIDILLYIIDNRPSLSAQTICGIIFQSGTCVLEDPAFLNWSINVQAGGRPITGSKTSPNRGASDIKIIHITDVHYDPHYRTGYNAVCGEPCCCREGQGIPSNPADGAGEWGDYRDCDSPWKAVEDAVRAAARQHPDAAYVYHTGDIIDHGVWETTVAGNIVSMTRTLQLFRDVFGSKPVYSVLGNHENNPTNVFAPSYIDRTDFSASWLYDFSADQWSTWLPTATQQTIRQGGFYTALVRPGFRIIGMNNNDAYTFNWWILYDPTYLQAQLQWVHDTLLQAEAAGEKVHILAHIPIGTGTSYRTWARQYRRILDRFWDVITAHFHGHTHADEFNVFYSLANPQHAISVGFNGGGTVPFSNYNPNYVVYYVNPQTFQVTDFESWYFNLTEANQNPNRSPIWTQLYSFSRDFQLSNTSPASLDGLVRRFASNPTDLRRYWEMKVKRGDPFLAAGCDGDCLLNHLCEIVTNEANDDSKCNTLAAIFRNLDDELFDEQK; this is translated from the exons ATGGGACGCGTAACGATTGTTTCCTCGTTGGTGATAGTGGCGGCAGTGATCGGGTCGATCTCGAGCTACCAGGTAAAACCGGCCAACTACGCCAAACTGGtggagaagcagaagaagtttGACG AGGCGTTCGAGAAAGAGTTCTACGTGGAACATACCAAGTATGTTGAGACGGGTGAGCGATCGGAGCGGCTCGAGGAGATGTTTGAGCATATGCGCCATCAACCCGACATGTTCCGAATGGAGATGGACAATCATCCGCTACCGTACCTCACCGTGGAATGTACGGCTTGCCGTGCCTTGGTTACGACCTACCTCACCTACCGTCGTGTGCTTGGTTGGGATCGCGATCGTATTGCGGTGCAGGCGGCTTCTACTTGCGAAACGCTTAACATCCTCACCCCGGCCAACTGCTTGAAGATCGTCAACAAGAACATCGACATCTTGCTGTACATCATCGATAACCGTCCGTCCCTGTCGGCGCAGACCATCTGTGGCATTATCTTCCAGTCGGGAACGTGCGTACTAGAGGATCCTGCTTTCTTGAACTGGTCGATCAATGTACAAGCCGGAGGACGCCCTATTACGGGGTCCAAAACTTCTCCGAACCGTGGTGCCAGTGACATCAAGATCATCCACATTACGGACGTCCATTACGATCCGCACTACCGTACCGGTTACAATGCGGTGTGTGGTGAGCCGTGCTGTTGCCGCGAGGGACAAGGAATTCCATCCAATCCGGCTGACGGTGCTGGTGAGTGGGGAGACTACCGAGATTGTGATTCTCCGTGGAAGGCGGTTGAGGATGCTGTCCGTGCGGCCGCCCGTCAGCATCCGGATGCGGCGTACGTGTATCACACCGGAGACATTATCGACCATGGTGTGTGGGAGACGACAGTCGCTGGTAATATTGTCTCGATGACGCGCACTCTTCAGCTGTTCCGGGACGTGTTTGGCAGCAAGCCCGTATACTCCGTGCTCGGCAATCACGAGAATAATCCCACGAACGTGTTCGCGCCGAGTTACATCGATCGGACCGATTTCTCTGCCAGCTGGTTGTACGATTTCTCGGCGGACCAGTGGTCTACTTGGTTGCCGACGGCCACGCAACAAACTATCCGCCAGGGTGGCTTCTACACTGCGCTGGTTCGCCCCGGGTTCCGTATCATCGGCATGAACAACAACGATGCGTACACGTTCAACTGGTGGATTCTGTACGATCCGACGTACCTTCAGGCACAGCTTCAGTGGGTGCACGATACGCTCCTGCAGGCGGAAGCTGCCGGTGAGAAGGTGCACATCCTGGCCCACATACCCATCGGTACTGGAACGAGCTATCGTACCTGGGCTCGTCAGTATCGTCGCATTCTGGATCGGTTCTGGGATGTCATCACGGCTCACTTCCACGGACATACGCACGCCGATGAGTTCAATGTGTTTTACTCGCTGGCTAACCCTCAGCATGCTATCAGTGTCGGATTCAACGGTGGCGGTACCGTACCGTTCAGCAACTACAACCCCAACTATGTGGTGTACTACGTCAATCCGCAAACTTTC CAAGTGACGGACTTTGAATCGTGGTACTTCAACCTGACCGAAGCCAACCAGAACCCGAACCGTAGCCCCATCTGGACGCAGCTCTACTCGTTCAGCCGGGACTTCCAGCTGTCGAACACGAGCCCAGCCTCACTCGATGGGCTTGTCCGCCGGTTTGCCTCGAACCCGACCGATCTGCGCCGCTACTGGGAGATGAAGGTGAAGCGAGGCGATCCGTTCCTGGCCGCCGGCTGTGATGGGGACTGTCTTTTGAACCATCTGTGCGAGATCGTCACCAACGAGGCAAACGATGACAGTAAGTGTAACACACTGGCAGCCATTTTCCGCAACCTGGACGACGAGCTATTTGACGAGCAAAAATAA